In the Candidatus Eisenbacteria bacterium genome, one interval contains:
- a CDS encoding 1-deoxy-D-xylulose-5-phosphate reductoisomerase, with the protein MIRAALLGATGSIGASALELAREFRGRIRFVSMAARSNDAALVPAAEEFGVTRIALADPEAAARARRSFRGEVLEGEEGLARLASDADADVIVNALVGSAGLGPTVAALQAGKRVALANKESVVLAGELLVAIAKEHGGTILPVDSEHGGLHQCLGGAAADDVRRLILTASGGPFLRRDVTTLRGATPQEVLRHPTWSMGERITVDCATLMNKGFEIVEARWLFGIPPERIEVLVHPQSIVHAMVEFVDGSMVAQLSRPDMRLPLLYAMSYPERWSSSLPRLDVTALQGLEFEAPDPARSPGLGLARKALALGGTAPAALNAADEEAVRLFLAGAIGFEDLTRLVDEVLDEHRPAAVTDLEAVRSADRMARSRLTDLAASRSRR; encoded by the coding sequence ATGATCCGCGCGGCGCTTCTCGGCGCGACCGGCTCGATCGGCGCTTCGGCTCTGGAGCTGGCGCGGGAGTTCCGCGGCCGTATTCGGTTCGTCTCGATGGCCGCCCGCTCGAACGACGCGGCATTGGTTCCGGCCGCGGAGGAATTCGGCGTGACGCGGATCGCGCTGGCCGATCCCGAGGCGGCCGCGCGCGCGCGACGCAGCTTCCGGGGCGAGGTGCTCGAGGGGGAAGAGGGCCTCGCGCGCCTCGCGTCGGATGCGGATGCGGACGTGATCGTGAACGCGCTCGTCGGGAGCGCGGGGCTCGGGCCGACCGTGGCGGCGCTTCAGGCCGGTAAGCGCGTCGCGCTCGCGAACAAGGAATCGGTGGTGCTCGCAGGCGAGCTTCTCGTCGCGATCGCGAAGGAGCACGGTGGCACGATCCTCCCCGTCGACTCCGAGCACGGCGGGCTCCATCAATGTCTGGGTGGGGCCGCGGCCGACGACGTGCGCCGGCTGATCCTGACCGCGTCGGGAGGGCCCTTCTTGAGGCGCGACGTGACCACGCTTCGAGGGGCGACTCCCCAGGAAGTGCTGCGCCACCCGACCTGGTCGATGGGCGAGCGGATCACGGTCGACTGCGCGACGCTCATGAACAAGGGATTCGAGATCGTGGAGGCGCGCTGGCTCTTCGGGATTCCGCCGGAGCGGATCGAGGTCCTCGTCCATCCCCAATCGATCGTCCACGCCATGGTCGAGTTCGTCGACGGCTCCATGGTCGCCCAGCTCTCGCGTCCCGACATGCGTTTGCCGCTCCTCTACGCGATGAGCTATCCGGAGCGCTGGAGCTCCTCGCTTCCGCGCCTCGACGTCACGGCGCTCCAGGGCCTCGAGTTCGAGGCTCCCGATCCGGCCCGCTCGCCTGGCCTCGGCCTCGCGCGAAAGGCGCTCGCCCTCGGCGGGACGGCGCCCGCCGCGCTCAACGCCGCCGACGAGGAAGCGGTGCGCCTCTTCCTCGCGGGCGCGATCGGGTTCGAGGATCTGACCCGCCTCGTCGACGAGGTCTTGGACGAGCATCGGCCCGCGGCGGTGACCGACCTCGAAGCGGTCCGGTCCGCCGATCGCATGGCCCGGTCGCGCCTCACCGACCTCGCGGCGTCGCGGAGCCGTCGATGA
- a CDS encoding phosphatidate cytidylyltransferase, with product MTSSTGAGVSVAPIEGNIAVSDARDASLPARILTAVIFLPLLVLMARVGGIVYLVFTLFVVGLGLREFYLLLDAKGLSPHWKSGMFAGLLLPVAAYFRARTHRFEEWHGDAFLTVLIGAVLLAELRRGAGKEAIANSAATFLGVLYIGWLGTHLVALRELPAAFGRPYIEGMSFALLPFFLTWICDAAAYAFGRAFGRIKLMPSISPAKSVEGAAAGLLVAIGAGFAARAWFARYLTPLDAVALGVLVGVFGQLGDLVESLLKRDVETKDSSRLIPGHGGVLDRFDSVLFTAPIVYYYLIFRVLGG from the coding sequence ATGACTTCCAGCACCGGAGCCGGCGTTTCGGTCGCGCCGATTGAGGGCAACATCGCTGTGAGCGACGCACGCGACGCGTCGCTCCCGGCGCGCATCCTGACCGCGGTGATCTTCCTCCCGCTCCTTGTCCTCATGGCGCGCGTGGGCGGGATCGTCTATCTCGTCTTCACCCTCTTCGTGGTGGGCCTCGGGCTTCGGGAGTTCTACCTCCTCCTCGATGCAAAGGGGCTCTCCCCCCACTGGAAATCGGGGATGTTCGCCGGGCTCCTCCTGCCCGTGGCGGCCTACTTCCGCGCGCGGACGCACCGGTTCGAGGAGTGGCACGGGGACGCGTTCCTCACGGTGCTGATCGGCGCGGTCCTGCTGGCGGAGCTTCGGCGGGGCGCGGGGAAGGAAGCCATCGCGAACAGCGCGGCCACGTTCCTCGGGGTCCTCTACATCGGATGGCTCGGCACGCATCTGGTCGCCCTTCGCGAGCTGCCTGCGGCGTTCGGGCGGCCCTATATCGAGGGGATGTCGTTCGCGCTGCTTCCGTTCTTTCTCACCTGGATCTGCGACGCCGCGGCGTACGCGTTCGGCCGGGCGTTCGGCCGGATCAAGCTGATGCCCTCGATCAGCCCCGCGAAATCGGTAGAGGGCGCGGCAGCCGGCCTCCTCGTCGCGATCGGTGCGGGATTCGCGGCGCGCGCGTGGTTCGCGCGCTATCTCACTCCGCTCGACGCGGTGGCGCTCGGGGTCCTGGTGGGCGTGTTCGGCCAGCTCGGCGATCTGGTGGAGTCGCTTCTGAAGCGCGACGTGGAGACGAAGGACTCCTCGCGGCTGATCCCCGGCCATGGCGGCGTCCTCGACCGCTTCGACAGCGTTCTCTTCACGGCCCCGATCGTCTACTACTACCTGATCTTCCGGGTGCTCGGCGGATGA
- a CDS encoding isoprenyl transferase: MSLSAKTPTLEQILRREVPAHIAIIMDGNGRWAKRRGLPRLMGHQAGRRSVREVVEGCVELKVKVLTLYTFSLENWERTPREVSGLMRILEQVLLQEREELKKNDVQLRTIGRVDLLPKHSRDILCDTQRFLSESTGLTLVLALSYGGRAEIVDAARRIVTADRERRIPLGKIDEEFFRHRLDTNGLPDPDLLIRTSGELRISNFLLWQAAYSEFWVTDTLWPDFRRKHLYQAVHDFQHRSRRFGRAD, from the coding sequence ATGAGCCTTTCCGCCAAGACGCCGACGCTCGAGCAGATCCTCCGGCGTGAAGTTCCCGCGCACATCGCGATCATCATGGATGGGAATGGTCGATGGGCGAAGCGGCGCGGCCTCCCGCGCCTCATGGGACATCAGGCGGGCCGCCGCTCGGTCCGGGAGGTGGTCGAGGGGTGCGTCGAGCTCAAGGTCAAGGTCCTCACGCTCTACACCTTCTCGCTCGAGAACTGGGAGCGCACGCCGCGCGAGGTGAGCGGGCTCATGCGGATTCTCGAGCAGGTGCTGCTCCAGGAGCGCGAGGAGCTGAAGAAGAACGACGTCCAGCTCCGGACCATCGGCCGCGTCGACCTCCTTCCGAAGCACAGCCGCGACATCCTCTGCGACACCCAGCGCTTCCTCTCGGAATCGACCGGGCTGACCCTCGTGCTGGCCCTCTCGTACGGTGGGCGGGCCGAGATCGTGGACGCGGCGCGCCGGATCGTGACGGCGGACCGGGAGCGCCGAATCCCGCTCGGCAAGATCGACGAGGAGTTCTTCCGGCACCGCCTCGACACGAACGGACTGCCCGACCCGGACCTCCTGATCCGCACCAGCGGGGAGCTCCGCATCTCGAATTTTCTCCTCTGGCAGGCCGCGTACTCGGAGTTCTGGGTCACCGACACCCTGTGGCCCGACTTTCGCCGGAAGCACCTCTACCAGGCGGTCCATGACTTCCAGCACCGGAGCCGGCGTTTCGGTCGCGCCGATTGA
- a CDS encoding ribosome recycling factor: protein MDPKRVKEAEERMKKAVDTIRHEVATIRTSKATTSLLDGIKVEYYGNPVPLQQVASVSAPEARLLVIQPWERTVLPEIVKSIQKSDLGLNPVDDGTVVRLSLPPLTEERRKDLVKVLGKIVEDGRVRVRTIRRESNDELKKLEREHKISEDDSKKTLAEIQKLTDRYIALLDDLFHKKQAEVMEV, encoded by the coding sequence ATGGACCCGAAGCGCGTCAAGGAAGCCGAAGAGCGGATGAAGAAGGCGGTCGATACGATCCGCCATGAGGTCGCCACCATTCGCACGAGCAAGGCGACGACGTCCCTCCTCGACGGGATCAAGGTGGAGTACTACGGGAACCCCGTCCCGCTCCAGCAGGTCGCGAGCGTGAGCGCGCCGGAAGCCCGGCTCCTCGTAATCCAGCCGTGGGAGCGGACGGTCCTGCCGGAGATCGTCAAGTCGATCCAGAAGTCCGACCTTGGTCTGAACCCGGTGGATGACGGCACCGTTGTGCGCTTGTCCCTGCCGCCCCTGACCGAAGAGCGGCGGAAGGACCTCGTCAAGGTGCTCGGGAAGATCGTGGAGGACGGCCGCGTGCGCGTCCGGACGATCCGCCGCGAGTCGAACGACGAGTTGAAAAAGCTGGAACGGGAGCACAAGATCTCCGAAGATGACAGCAAGAAGACGCTCGCTGAGATCCAGAAGCTGACCGACCGCTACATTGCCCTGCTGGACGATCTGTTTCACAAGAAGCAGGCCGAAGTCATGGAGGTCTGA